One region of Syntrophobacter fumaroxidans MPOB genomic DNA includes:
- a CDS encoding TonB-dependent receptor plug domain-containing protein, with the protein MMTRLVTRGAAVFAAMLLLLVFGGGPGVWAGEEETPEEKTEETRSTRNRVFSLGEIEVVGKMEESRNTTVEKIYDDEMRLFDRNDLADAVNLLPGVTLSETGARNEKMVYIRGFDIKHVPIFLDGIPIYVPYDGYPDLSRFNTFDLSEVIVSKGFTSVLYGPNTMGGAINMVSRRPVKEFEMNAGSGYASGQTYHAFGNFGSNQGKWYIQTGASYINRDHFDLSDDFTPTGVQGSGERVNSYQRDWKVNLKVGLTPNESDEYAISYINQKAEKGSPPYAGTDPSEWVRFWQWPNWDKESLYFNSNTAIYDKSYVKTRIYWDRFDNALSGFDDETYTTQDKKSSFKSHYDDFTIGCSAEAGTQLLPRNFLKMAIHLKDDVHREHNEGNPRQRFEDRIISVGLEDTIDLTSKFYSIIGISYDRLETVEAEDLDSATGRMPNFPLSATDAFNPQGGLFYKVTDTGTVHAAVAAKSRLPSLKDKYSYRFGTSLPNPDLNAERSINYEIGYKEVLFKRITVEANVFYSDISDFILFKTIPDPDNPGMTINQNQNIGNIRQYGVELGISGQILSCLKGGFNYTHIQYDNEDSTDRLVNIPHNKVFAYLQYFTPLDGLSLVGSVEYNGNRYSSSDGVRVAQEYALVNTKAIYEVYKGLSIEGGIYNITDEDYAIDEGFPLEGRNYFVNLRYKF; encoded by the coding sequence ATGATGACGAGGCTCGTGACGAGAGGTGCCGCCGTATTTGCCGCAATGCTCCTGTTGCTCGTGTTTGGCGGGGGACCGGGGGTATGGGCCGGGGAGGAAGAAACCCCGGAGGAGAAAACCGAGGAGACGAGAAGCACGCGGAACCGGGTGTTCAGCCTGGGTGAGATCGAAGTGGTCGGAAAAATGGAAGAAAGCAGGAACACGACGGTCGAGAAAATCTACGACGACGAAATGCGGCTTTTCGACCGGAACGACCTGGCCGATGCCGTGAATCTCCTGCCCGGAGTGACCCTCTCGGAAACGGGGGCAAGAAACGAAAAGATGGTCTATATCCGCGGTTTCGACATCAAGCACGTCCCGATCTTTCTCGACGGCATCCCGATCTACGTGCCTTACGACGGCTACCCGGACCTGAGCCGGTTCAATACGTTCGATCTCTCGGAGGTGATCGTTTCCAAGGGGTTCACATCCGTTCTGTACGGTCCGAATACCATGGGCGGCGCCATCAACATGGTTTCCCGCCGACCCGTCAAGGAATTCGAGATGAATGCCGGGTCCGGCTATGCTTCCGGGCAGACCTACCACGCTTTCGGCAACTTCGGAAGCAATCAGGGCAAATGGTACATCCAGACCGGAGCGTCCTACATCAACCGGGATCATTTCGATCTTTCGGACGATTTCACGCCCACGGGCGTGCAGGGAAGCGGGGAAAGGGTGAACTCCTATCAACGCGACTGGAAAGTCAACCTGAAGGTCGGGCTCACTCCGAACGAATCGGACGAGTACGCCATCAGCTACATCAATCAGAAAGCGGAGAAGGGGTCACCGCCGTACGCGGGGACCGATCCGAGCGAATGGGTCAGGTTCTGGCAATGGCCGAATTGGGACAAGGAGAGCCTGTATTTCAACTCGAACACGGCAATTTACGACAAAAGCTACGTGAAGACGAGGATTTACTGGGACCGTTTCGACAACGCGCTCTCCGGCTTCGACGACGAGACCTATACGACTCAGGACAAGAAATCCAGTTTCAAAAGTCACTACGATGACTTCACCATCGGCTGCTCCGCGGAGGCCGGCACCCAACTCCTGCCGAGAAACTTTCTCAAGATGGCCATCCACCTCAAGGACGACGTTCACAGGGAGCACAACGAGGGGAATCCCCGCCAGCGGTTCGAGGATCGCATCATTTCCGTGGGTTTGGAAGACACCATCGATCTTACAAGCAAGTTCTATTCGATCATCGGAATCAGCTACGACAGGCTGGAGACGGTGGAGGCGGAGGACCTGGATTCCGCGACGGGGAGAATGCCGAATTTCCCGCTCAGCGCAACCGATGCATTCAACCCCCAGGGCGGGTTGTTCTACAAGGTCACCGACACGGGTACGGTCCATGCCGCGGTCGCGGCGAAATCGAGGCTTCCTTCCCTGAAGGACAAGTATTCCTACCGGTTCGGCACCAGCCTGCCCAACCCGGATCTCAACGCGGAGCGATCCATCAACTATGAAATCGGGTACAAGGAAGTGCTGTTCAAAAGGATTACGGTCGAAGCAAACGTTTTCTACTCGGACATCAGCGATTTCATACTCTTCAAGACGATTCCCGACCCCGACAATCCGGGCATGACCATCAACCAGAACCAGAACATCGGGAACATCCGTCAATACGGCGTGGAACTGGGCATATCCGGTCAGATCCTGTCGTGCCTCAAAGGCGGGTTCAACTACACGCACATCCAGTACGACAACGAAGACTCGACGGACCGGCTGGTCAACATTCCGCACAACAAGGTGTTCGCCTACCTGCAATACTTCACGCCTCTGGACGGATTGAGTCTCGTCGGGTCCGTGGAGTACAACGGCAACCGGTACAGCTCCAGCGACGGCGTTCGCGTGGCGCAGGAGTACGCGCTGGTCAACACCAAGGCCATCTATGAAGTGTACAAGGGCCTTTCCATTGAAGGCGGTATCTACAACATCACCGATGAAGACTATGCCATCGACGAGGGATTTCCCCTGGAGGGGCGCAACTACTTCGTGAACCTTCGATACAAGTTCTAG
- a CDS encoding ATP-binding cassette domain-containing protein: MVIEVSVEKRMESKARHFRLDAAFSSREQCVVLFGPSGSGKTLTLQSIAGLVTPDAGRIALNGRVLFDTQSGVNVPSRHRKIGYVFQDYALFPHRTVLENVGFGLKNDWPWRLSRDDRRQVMEFLEAFEISQLAQSYPLDISGGQKQRVALARALIRKPDLLLMDEPFAALDTLLRVKLREELAKIRRAFDIPMVMVTHDPEDIRVFAETLVIYEIGRVRECLHFLKSDGTDLEEVLAS, encoded by the coding sequence ATGGTCATCGAAGTCTCGGTGGAAAAACGCATGGAATCGAAGGCGAGGCATTTCAGGCTCGATGCCGCCTTTTCCTCCCGGGAGCAGTGCGTGGTCCTTTTCGGCCCTTCGGGTTCCGGCAAGACGCTCACGCTGCAATCCATCGCCGGTCTCGTGACGCCGGATGCAGGAAGAATCGCTCTCAACGGCCGCGTGCTGTTCGATACGCAGAGCGGGGTGAACGTCCCCTCGCGCCACAGGAAGATCGGCTACGTGTTCCAGGACTACGCGCTGTTCCCTCACCGCACGGTGCTCGAGAACGTGGGATTCGGACTGAAAAACGACTGGCCCTGGCGCCTGTCGCGCGACGACCGGCGCCAGGTCATGGAATTTCTCGAAGCTTTCGAAATCTCCCAGTTGGCGCAGAGTTATCCCTTGGACATTTCGGGTGGCCAGAAGCAGCGCGTGGCGCTCGCGCGGGCACTGATCCGGAAGCCGGACCTGCTGCTCATGGACGAACCCTTCGCCGCCCTGGACACGCTCCTGCGCGTGAAGCTCCGCGAAGAACTGGCGAAGATCCGGCGCGCGTTCGACATCCCGATGGTCATGGTCACTCACGACCCCGAGGATATTCGGGTCTTCGCCGAGACCCTCGTGATTTACGAAATCGGCCGGGTCCGCGAGTGCCTGCATTTTCTCAAGAGCGACGGGACCGACCTGGAAGAGGTGCTCGCCTCCTGA
- the hisF gene encoding imidazole glycerol phosphate synthase subunit HisF, which produces MVKIMPCLDMKNGRVVKGIHFVDLKDAGDPVESARLYQQEGADELAMLDIAATLENRKTRLDWVRAVSGVIDIPLTVGGGVSTMEDIELLLGAGADKVSMNSAAVKRPELIREAAAGWGSQRVTVAIDARRNAAMPSGFELVVSGGTLAVGKDAVEWAKQCESLGAGVILPTSMDGDGTRAGYDIPFTRAISEAVKVPVVASGGAGRLEDFYEAVTQGGATILLAASVFHYRLLSIQQVKTYLRGKGIGVSS; this is translated from the coding sequence ATGGTCAAAATCATGCCGTGCCTGGATATGAAGAACGGTCGCGTGGTGAAGGGGATTCACTTTGTGGACCTCAAGGACGCCGGCGATCCCGTGGAAAGCGCCAGGCTCTATCAGCAGGAAGGCGCGGATGAACTGGCGATGCTGGACATCGCCGCAACCCTCGAAAATCGCAAGACCCGTCTTGACTGGGTGAGGGCCGTCTCGGGCGTCATCGACATACCGCTGACCGTCGGGGGCGGCGTTTCCACGATGGAAGATATCGAGCTGCTGCTGGGAGCCGGCGCGGACAAGGTTTCCATGAACAGCGCGGCGGTCAAGCGTCCGGAATTGATCCGGGAGGCCGCAGCCGGATGGGGATCGCAACGCGTGACCGTTGCAATCGATGCCCGCCGGAACGCAGCCATGCCGTCGGGTTTCGAACTGGTGGTTTCGGGGGGCACCCTGGCGGTCGGCAAGGACGCCGTCGAATGGGCCAAACAATGCGAATCGCTCGGCGCCGGCGTCATTTTGCCGACCAGCATGGATGGCGACGGAACGCGGGCCGGCTATGATATTCCCTTCACCCGGGCCATTTCGGAGGCAGTGAAGGTGCCTGTAGTCGCCTCGGGCGGGGCGGGCAGGCTCGAGGACTTTTACGAAGCCGTGACGCAGGGTGGCGCGACCATATTGCTTGCGGCCTCGGTATTCCATTACCGGCTTCTGAGCATCCAACAGGTGAAGACCTACTTGCGAGGGAAAGGCATAGGCGTTTCTTCATAG
- a CDS encoding VIT domain-containing protein, producing MEKKVRGRWTRLGARVLLGAAAFVVLWCGDARAAGLLKPLDGRSTAIHIKTHRVNVTINNGFARTEVDQVFMNDGQQDLEAVYTLPLPGQASLSELSLWFDGRENIGEVVEKERARAVYESRKAQGSDTALAEKDDFKTFNIRVGVVRPQVETRVRFVYYQPLEIDLNVGRYVYPLAEGGVDDERDRFWTVDNAVRGSFALNVELKSAFPIKDVRLPEHQDRAVVSKESNMGERGAPGDVYRIALESTEGARLDKDVVLYYRLDDEVPARVELIPYRKGPDSAGTFMVVVTPAASLKRIAEGVDWTFVLDISGSMTGRKITTLIEGVSRVLGKMSANDRFRIVTFNTTAADFTGGYVPASPENVQTWMQRVKQIQAGGSTALFDGLDLAYRLLDGERTTGIVLVTDGVCNVGPTRHDEFLGLLKQHDVRLFTFVIGNSANQPLMDRLAKESGGFAMNVSESDDIAGRLIQAKAKVFHECLHGVVLKFHGEKVSRLTPARPGSLHLGRQLVAFGRYEGHGEVEVELKAKVSGQERSWRCKAVLPETDEENPELERLWALSSIEEHMEMIRERGESESLREKVVRLGKEYSLVTDYTSMVVIPQDAMEAEGIGRNNADRVAGERMAQTARANAPVRNHRVDEASGNGGMFQGQKAPGVGSGPVGPLMAMLVAWLAAMKRKSR from the coding sequence ATGGAAAAGAAGGTCCGGGGGAGATGGACAAGATTGGGCGCGCGGGTGTTGCTGGGAGCGGCGGCGTTCGTCGTCCTCTGGTGCGGCGATGCGCGGGCCGCGGGGTTGCTCAAGCCGCTGGACGGCCGGAGCACCGCCATCCACATCAAAACGCACCGGGTGAATGTGACCATCAACAACGGGTTCGCAAGGACCGAGGTGGACCAGGTCTTCATGAACGACGGGCAGCAGGACCTGGAAGCCGTCTACACGCTGCCTCTTCCCGGGCAGGCGAGCCTGTCCGAACTGAGCCTGTGGTTCGATGGCCGGGAGAACATCGGCGAGGTCGTGGAAAAGGAGCGGGCGAGGGCCGTCTACGAGAGCCGGAAGGCGCAGGGAAGCGATACCGCCCTGGCTGAAAAAGACGATTTCAAGACGTTCAACATCCGCGTGGGCGTGGTTCGCCCTCAGGTGGAGACGCGAGTGCGGTTCGTCTACTATCAGCCCCTGGAGATCGATTTGAACGTGGGCCGGTATGTGTATCCGCTGGCCGAGGGGGGAGTCGACGATGAGCGGGACCGGTTTTGGACCGTGGACAACGCGGTCCGGGGGAGCTTTGCGTTGAACGTCGAGCTCAAGTCCGCGTTCCCGATCAAGGACGTCCGGTTACCGGAACACCAGGACCGGGCCGTGGTCAGCAAAGAGTCGAACATGGGAGAGCGGGGAGCTCCCGGGGACGTTTACCGGATTGCCCTGGAGAGCACGGAGGGAGCGAGGCTGGACAAGGACGTCGTGCTCTACTACCGCCTGGATGACGAAGTTCCGGCCCGCGTGGAACTGATCCCTTACCGCAAAGGCCCCGACAGCGCGGGGACGTTCATGGTGGTGGTGACCCCGGCGGCGTCTCTCAAGCGCATCGCCGAAGGCGTGGACTGGACGTTCGTGCTCGATATCTCCGGAAGCATGACCGGCCGTAAAATAACGACCCTCATCGAAGGCGTTTCACGGGTCCTGGGGAAGATGTCGGCCAACGATCGCTTTCGCATCGTGACCTTCAACACCACCGCGGCGGATTTCACCGGAGGGTACGTCCCGGCGAGTCCGGAAAACGTTCAGACGTGGATGCAGCGGGTCAAACAGATCCAGGCCGGAGGTTCGACCGCCCTCTTCGACGGCCTCGACCTCGCCTACCGCCTGCTCGACGGAGAACGAACGACGGGCATCGTCCTCGTGACCGACGGGGTCTGCAACGTCGGGCCCACGCGACATGACGAATTCCTCGGCCTGCTCAAACAGCATGACGTGCGACTGTTCACCTTCGTCATCGGCAACAGCGCCAATCAGCCGCTCATGGACCGGCTTGCCAAGGAATCGGGGGGATTTGCCATGAATGTCTCCGAGTCGGACGACATTGCGGGTCGCCTCATCCAGGCCAAGGCGAAGGTGTTCCACGAATGTCTTCACGGCGTCGTGCTGAAATTCCACGGGGAAAAGGTGAGTCGGCTGACTCCCGCCCGGCCGGGCAGCCTCCACCTGGGCCGGCAACTGGTGGCCTTCGGCCGCTACGAGGGACACGGCGAAGTGGAGGTCGAGCTGAAGGCCAAAGTGTCCGGGCAGGAACGTTCCTGGCGCTGCAAGGCCGTTCTGCCCGAGACGGATGAGGAAAATCCCGAATTGGAGAGACTCTGGGCCTTGTCCTCCATCGAGGAGCACATGGAGATGATCCGGGAACGGGGCGAAAGCGAGTCGCTGCGCGAAAAGGTGGTCCGGTTGGGCAAAGAGTACTCCCTGGTGACCGACTACACTTCCATGGTGGTGATCCCGCAGGATGCGATGGAAGCCGAAGGAATCGGCAGAAACAACGCGGACCGGGTCGCCGGGGAGCGTATGGCCCAGACCGCGCGCGCCAACGCACCGGTAAGGAATCACCGCGTCGATGAAGCTTCCGGGAACGGAGGCATGTTCCAAGGCCAAAAAGCGCCCGGGGTCGGCAGCGGCCCGGTGGGGCCTCTGATGGCGATGCTGGTGGCCTGGCTGGCTGCAATGAAGCGCAAATCGCGATGA
- a CDS encoding class I SAM-dependent methyltransferase has product MMRLSEIDWNELWKEAQARKHTPHHDSEFWNKRAPSFAKHASSSGYVEQFMAILKPEPHWSVLDIGCAAGTLALPLASIVRSVTALDPSTTMLSLLENRCREQRITNIRIVEGCWEDDWDDLGIGVHDVAIASRSLIVEDLRAAVSKLESRARKRVYLSTLVDSGPYDHRIVEAVGRSFDHGADYILVYNLLRQMGIYANVSFTLSRDDKTFRDLEDALDSVRWMIYEMTSTEEKRLRRYLGHHLIRENGRWKLPYRRVVRWAVLWWDKEGTIPGEWCA; this is encoded by the coding sequence ATGATGCGTCTTTCGGAGATCGACTGGAACGAGCTGTGGAAAGAGGCGCAAGCCAGAAAACACACGCCTCACCACGATTCCGAGTTCTGGAACAAAAGGGCGCCGTCCTTTGCCAAACATGCATCCAGCAGCGGTTACGTCGAACAGTTCATGGCCATCCTCAAACCCGAGCCGCACTGGAGCGTACTGGACATAGGTTGCGCGGCGGGCACGCTTGCCTTGCCGCTTGCGTCGATCGTCAGGTCGGTAACGGCCCTCGATCCCTCGACGACCATGCTTTCCCTGCTCGAAAACCGCTGCAGGGAACAACGCATCACCAATATTCGGATCGTCGAGGGCTGCTGGGAGGACGACTGGGATGATCTCGGCATCGGCGTCCACGATGTCGCCATCGCGTCGCGCTCGCTCATCGTGGAAGACCTGAGAGCCGCCGTTTCGAAGCTCGAAAGCCGCGCGAGGAAACGGGTATATCTTTCGACCCTGGTGGACAGCGGTCCATACGACCACCGGATCGTGGAAGCCGTGGGCCGCAGTTTCGATCACGGCGCCGATTACATCCTCGTCTACAACCTCCTGAGGCAGATGGGGATCTATGCGAACGTCTCTTTTACCCTCAGCCGTGACGACAAGACCTTCCGGGACCTCGAGGATGCCCTCGATTCGGTGCGCTGGATGATCTACGAAATGACCTCGACCGAGGAGAAAAGGCTCCGCCGCTATCTCGGGCACCACCTCATCCGGGAGAACGGCCGCTGGAAGCTGCCGTACCGGCGGGTTGTCCGTTGGGCGGTGCTGTGGTGGGACAAGGAAGGGACCATACCCGGAGAGTGGTGCGCATGA
- a CDS encoding FmdE family protein codes for MENADADFQRLLDEAVKFHGHLCGGQVIGVRMAMAGLRELGIKEPRGKEGRDLVIFVEIDRCATDAIISVTGRTPGKRSLKMLDYGKMAATFVNVGTGKAVRISVRADLDEKVRRIARANETAESEEAAYLAALAAMPEEEVLKIGRVIVNIRPRDLPGKPLSSVICERCGEAVRDMREVYRWGRILCRPCADRQTYYALEDGRPATGASRTSRGRVRKGSA; via the coding sequence ATGGAAAATGCGGACGCTGACTTTCAGAGGCTTCTCGACGAGGCGGTGAAATTCCATGGGCACCTGTGCGGCGGGCAGGTCATCGGTGTCAGGATGGCCATGGCCGGTTTGAGGGAGCTCGGCATCAAGGAGCCCAGGGGAAAGGAGGGCAGGGACCTGGTCATTTTCGTCGAAATCGACCGCTGCGCGACCGATGCCATCATATCCGTCACCGGGAGGACGCCGGGCAAGCGGAGCCTCAAGATGCTGGACTACGGGAAGATGGCGGCGACATTCGTCAATGTGGGAACCGGCAAGGCGGTGAGGATCAGCGTCCGGGCGGATTTGGACGAGAAGGTCCGGCGCATCGCGCGGGCGAATGAGACCGCGGAAAGTGAGGAAGCGGCATATCTTGCCGCTCTGGCCGCCATGCCGGAGGAGGAGGTTCTCAAAATCGGCCGGGTGATCGTCAACATCCGGCCGCGGGATCTTCCCGGCAAGCCCCTCAGCAGCGTGATCTGCGAGCGTTGCGGTGAGGCGGTGAGGGACATGAGGGAGGTTTATCGATGGGGCAGAATCCTGTGCCGGCCGTGCGCCGACAGACAAACGTACTACGCCCTGGAAGACGGAAGACCCGCGACGGGTGCTTCGAGGACATCGCGCGGAAGGGTTCGGAAAGGGAGCGCATGA
- the rrtA gene encoding rhombosortase, translating into MRSANESSRRPRQAPELFVFGVALAVLNFPLLTGGIFESALFFPAAVKAGEWWRVPAHPFVHLSWYHLLLDAGAFLFLYAGLDEPSRWRRLSWVIGCGLGSLALSTLTTPLIAVRGLCGLSGIAHGLMAVSALECMTGERGDRKSFITGMVCFGIVVPKSIVEVLQGHVFFEFLHFGLMGSPVPACHAGGVLSGILMFLAMGGARRIKNASRTTRTSIVAQEGEPGMPETRIGAPAS; encoded by the coding sequence ATGCGATCGGCAAATGAATCGAGCCGGCGTCCACGGCAAGCGCCCGAGTTGTTCGTCTTCGGCGTCGCCCTGGCGGTGCTCAACTTCCCCCTGCTCACAGGCGGCATATTCGAGTCCGCGCTCTTTTTCCCGGCCGCCGTCAAGGCCGGGGAATGGTGGCGCGTGCCGGCCCACCCCTTCGTTCATTTGAGCTGGTATCACCTGCTGCTCGATGCGGGAGCGTTCCTGTTCCTCTATGCCGGGCTGGACGAACCGTCGCGTTGGAGGCGGCTCTCGTGGGTGATCGGGTGCGGCCTGGGCAGCCTCGCTTTGAGCACGCTTACAACCCCGCTCATCGCCGTCCGGGGCCTGTGCGGGCTTTCGGGCATCGCCCACGGTCTCATGGCCGTTTCGGCCCTCGAGTGCATGACCGGTGAGAGGGGGGATCGCAAGAGCTTCATCACCGGAATGGTCTGCTTCGGGATCGTCGTTCCCAAGAGCATCGTGGAGGTGTTGCAGGGGCACGTGTTCTTCGAATTCCTCCACTTCGGGCTGATGGGGTCGCCCGTTCCCGCCTGCCATGCGGGAGGCGTCCTGTCGGGTATCCTGATGTTCCTTGCAATGGGCGGGGCTCGCCGGATCAAAAACGCATCCCGAACGACCCGGACATCGATCGTGGCGCAGGAGGGGGAGCCGGGGATGCCCGAAACACGGATCGGCGCACCGGCGTCATGA
- a CDS encoding ABC transporter substrate-binding protein has product MIEKSRKQIVGSLFLLFLSVLISVQAEGKEIVDMAGRKVIVPDRVTKVYGASPPATYLLYAVDPALIAGLNYPFNPKERTYLRPDVVSLPVIGGWFGQGRTPNQEALLKVKPDVMVAWMWKTKAANEKIEQVARLLGLPLVYVRLDHLGEYSDAFLFMGRLVGREERSRQLSEYAKRTMAEVEPVVAAVPLGKRVSVYYAEAPDGLSTECDASPHTELINLAGGENIYRCAPKDDYGMERISIEQVMLADPEVILAQEKEYVDRVRSDPGWKSIRAVKNGRVHLIPGAPFNWFDRPPSFMRLLGIKWLTNLLYPDRYPLDLAKETREFYRLFLNVELDDDALREVLHQ; this is encoded by the coding sequence ATGATCGAAAAGTCCAGGAAGCAAATCGTCGGATCATTGTTCCTCCTGTTCCTGTCGGTCCTCATTTCGGTGCAGGCCGAAGGAAAGGAAATCGTCGACATGGCCGGGCGCAAGGTGATCGTGCCGGACCGCGTCACCAAGGTCTACGGAGCGTCTCCTCCGGCCACCTACCTGCTCTACGCCGTGGATCCGGCTCTCATCGCCGGCCTGAACTATCCGTTCAATCCCAAGGAGCGGACGTATCTGCGCCCCGACGTGGTATCCCTTCCCGTGATCGGGGGATGGTTCGGCCAGGGCCGGACTCCCAACCAGGAAGCCCTGCTGAAGGTCAAACCCGACGTCATGGTCGCCTGGATGTGGAAGACAAAAGCCGCGAACGAGAAGATCGAACAGGTTGCGAGGCTTCTCGGCCTGCCCCTGGTTTACGTGAGATTGGACCACCTGGGCGAGTATTCGGACGCCTTTCTTTTCATGGGGCGTCTCGTGGGCCGGGAGGAACGGAGCCGGCAGTTGAGCGAGTATGCGAAACGCACCATGGCGGAGGTCGAGCCGGTCGTGGCGGCTGTTCCCCTGGGCAAGAGGGTTTCCGTCTACTACGCCGAAGCGCCGGACGGGCTGAGCACCGAGTGCGACGCATCCCCGCACACGGAGCTCATCAACCTCGCCGGGGGCGAAAACATTTACCGGTGCGCGCCCAAGGACGACTACGGCATGGAGAGAATCTCCATCGAACAGGTCATGCTTGCCGATCCCGAGGTGATCCTGGCCCAGGAGAAGGAGTACGTCGATCGTGTCCGATCCGATCCCGGCTGGAAGTCCATCCGCGCCGTGAAGAACGGGAGGGTCCATCTGATTCCCGGGGCGCCTTTCAACTGGTTCGACCGGCCCCCTTCGTTCATGCGTCTTCTCGGGATCAAGTGGCTGACGAACCTTCTGTATCCCGACCGTTATCCTTTGGACCTCGCAAAGGAAACCAGGGAATTCTACCGCCTCTTTCTGAACGTCGAACTGGATGATGACGCCCTGCGCGAGGTTCTGCATCAATGA
- the modA gene encoding molybdate ABC transporter substrate-binding protein — protein sequence MKHHVAARFFVALFLALAILPALYVGSACAEQEIIVSAAASLTNAFTEVGKKFEAANPGTKVVLNFAASGPLLQQIEQGAPADVFASADQKTMDQANEKKLILTETRKNFAGNGLVLIVPGDAKTSIKALKDLTLKEITRISVGNPESVPAGRYAEEALTSEGLWETLKPKFILANSVRQVLDYVSRGEVDAGIVYATDAAVAKEKVRVALKLEKHKPILYPIAVVAATRKTDPARRFIDFVLSEEGVEILSKYGFGKP from the coding sequence ATGAAGCATCATGTTGCCGCCCGTTTTTTCGTCGCCCTTTTTCTCGCCCTTGCCATCCTCCCCGCGCTGTACGTCGGCAGTGCCTGCGCCGAGCAGGAAATCATCGTCTCCGCCGCGGCAAGCCTGACCAATGCCTTCACGGAGGTGGGCAAGAAATTCGAGGCGGCCAACCCGGGAACCAAGGTAGTGTTGAATTTCGCGGCCTCGGGGCCGTTGCTGCAGCAGATCGAGCAGGGCGCGCCGGCGGACGTGTTCGCATCGGCGGATCAGAAAACCATGGACCAGGCCAACGAGAAGAAGCTCATCCTGACCGAAACCAGGAAAAACTTTGCCGGCAACGGGCTCGTTCTGATCGTCCCCGGCGACGCGAAAACCTCCATCAAGGCTTTGAAGGACTTGACCCTGAAGGAAATCACGAGGATTTCCGTGGGAAATCCGGAATCGGTTCCCGCGGGTCGTTACGCGGAGGAGGCCCTGACCAGCGAGGGTTTGTGGGAAACTCTGAAACCCAAATTCATCCTCGCCAATTCAGTCCGCCAGGTGCTCGACTACGTGAGTCGTGGGGAAGTGGACGCGGGGATTGTCTATGCGACCGATGCCGCCGTCGCCAAAGAGAAGGTGCGGGTTGCGTTGAAACTGGAGAAGCACAAGCCGATCCTTTACCCCATCGCCGTGGTCGCGGCGACCAGGAAGACGGATCCTGCCCGGCGCTTCATCGATTTCGTGCTGAGCGAGGAAGGCGTGGAAATCCTCTCGAAGTACGGATTCGGGAAACCGTGA
- the modB gene encoding molybdate ABC transporter permease subunit → MTQTLVPLLLTLKVAGFATLGASLVGVSVAFLLARVRFRGREWLDAFLTLPLVMPPTVLGYYLIVIIGRRGWIGSWLYETFGVTLMFTWQGAVVASTVVSLPLVFKAARSAFESIDPNLEKAARTLGLSEAGVFFRVSFPLAWPGILAGTMLAFARAMGEFGATLMVAGNLPGKTQTLSLAVYDAVQAGNERMAATLVIITSLVCMAVLVFSGRMLKTRYLKEVDR, encoded by the coding sequence GTGACGCAAACCCTCGTCCCGTTGCTCCTGACCCTCAAAGTGGCCGGTTTTGCCACGCTGGGGGCCTCCCTGGTCGGCGTCTCCGTCGCTTTCCTCCTGGCTCGCGTCCGGTTTCGAGGCAGAGAATGGCTCGACGCCTTCCTCACTCTGCCCCTGGTGATGCCGCCGACCGTCCTCGGGTACTACCTGATCGTCATCATCGGGCGAAGGGGCTGGATCGGCAGCTGGCTCTACGAGACCTTCGGGGTGACCCTCATGTTCACCTGGCAGGGTGCGGTGGTGGCTTCCACCGTGGTCTCGCTGCCCCTGGTTTTCAAGGCCGCCCGCAGCGCCTTCGAAAGCATCGACCCGAATCTCGAAAAAGCCGCCCGCACTCTGGGACTGTCCGAAGCGGGGGTCTTCTTTCGCGTGTCGTTTCCTCTCGCCTGGCCGGGGATACTGGCCGGGACGATGCTCGCCTTCGCCCGGGCCATGGGCGAGTTCGGAGCAACCCTCATGGTGGCCGGCAATCTGCCCGGAAAGACGCAAACCCTCTCCCTCGCCGTCTACGATGCGGTCCAGGCGGGGAACGAGCGGATGGCCGCCACTTTGGTGATCATCACATCGCTGGTGTGCATGGCGGTTCTGGTTTTTTCCGGAAGAATGCTGAAAACCCGTTATCTCAAGGAGGTTGACCGATGA